The sequence tactaaattattatttttgataggtaacACAACATTACTTAGTGGGAATGTAatctgaaagaaaaaaaaaatcaaatctttttaaaaatttcatggtgtattttcttcagtttctcaattaaatttattcatatggtcttattgatttatttttttgacaatcagtcttttttttttttttgggactagAGAgaatctatctatctatctatctatctatctatctatctatatatatatatatatatatatattaatagtcaAAACTcagaaaaaatcaaattagattttaattgaattctcGATTTTACGCCACGTGtctcaaactttttttattttttattttattttgtaccaagtaaattattgagtgtaaaaatcaaagagtccaaatttaatataattctaaattgaatttcaattggagttcaattttcCGCCACATGtccatataaaattttaatttttgtgataagtgaattattaggtgcaaaaaccaaagagtctaaaccaattaaattatatatatatatatatatatatataaatataatgagaaaccattacatattttagaaatgtatagtttaaaaaaaatgtaagctaataccatatataatttgaacatcttttaaaaaaaacgtataatatataaatcatataattgtgattgtttttaattgtacccgTGTATATGCATGAGATTACATACTAGTTGGTCttaatacaatataaaaaaaaacgtgatcaaattcaaaaatatagttttttgatTAATATAACTATGATATCAAAGTACATAGTTAGGATAATAAGGAATACAAATTTTCTGTCTTACTTTTTGTGTTCCATCAATCATGGTATACATAAGAAGTTAAAATTGGtgaagtataaaataaaacacaaaaaattggATATAAGACTTAGTATTCAATCAGGAGATTAGTGACatttaaagggaaaaagaaaaatgcttgTAGTTTGCTAGCATTCAATGGTTTAATAAATCAGaaattttttctactattttttgtATTCATCTGATTAAGAAAATGTTTTTCCTTATTGCAGGCAGTGAAGACCAAACCCTTGAAATCATTCCAGGATTTTCTTCATCAATGCGTGCAGTCGATTTACCTGAAGGAGTGATAATAAACATATCAACCCCCTTTTCTATGATGTTACACAATATGGGATTAATGCTGCCACATGCAACTGCGGTTGCCATAAACTCCTATGAAGAGATAGACCTTGATATTGTGAATATACTCAAGCAAAGATTCCACGAGTTTCTCAATATTGGTCCATTCCTACtaacatgtccacaaacaatCTGCTCTGATGAGCACGGTTGCTTGGAGTGGTTGGACAAGCATAAAACCGATTCTGTGGCATACATTAGCTTTGGAAGTGTGATAACACTTCCACCTCCTGAGCAAGCAGCACTGGCAGAAGCACTAGAGGCAAGTGGGTTTCCATTTCTTTGGTCACTTAGGAGCTTTGAGGAAAGTTTGCCAAAGGGGTTTATAGAAAGGACAAGAACACAAGGAAAAATAGTTCCATGGGCTCCCCAAATGCTAGTCTTAGGACATCGTTCAGTTGGGGTGTTTGTGACACATTGTGGATGGAATTCTGTTTTGGAAAGTGTTATCGCCGGCGTGCCAATGATTTGTAGGCCTTTTTTCGGAGACCAGAGACTGAACATGCGAACCGTAGAGGCGTCTTGGGGCGTTGGTGTAGGTCTAGAAGGTGGGGTTTTTACTAAAGATGGAATGGTGAAGGCCTTGGAACAAACTTTGTCTAGTGAACAAGGGAaggaaatgagagagaaagcGGAAGCTTTCAACAAGTCTGCATTGGAAGCTGTTGCACGTGATGGTAGCTCTACTAAAGATTTCAACACTTTGGTTAAGTTGGTCACCAGTTAAAAGGATATTAGCTGTAGTGATCATACATTAATTTCTCCTTTTGGCTTGTAATTCTACTACAAAGGTGAAGTAGTGGAAAGCTTGTTTGAGCAATGTACCATGATTTCAGTACCTGGAGTTTTAATGTATAAGTCTTGGTTAGAAGGTTGTTTGCATACATTTTCTGATGCATTAATTCATCATATGCATATAGCTAGGCATGCTTAGGACCAAATCCTAGGCATGCCAGTTTCAATTGTCTGTGGATTAGTGGCCTAAAGTTCTTGACCATCACAGATGGGGTTATAATATATTATGGCTGGTCTGAGGTGCATTATGCTCCAAGACACCACGCACAAGCACTGCAACAACTGAGTTTGATGAGACTCAATTTAAGGATCTTGCTACATCCAATTCGTATGTTGGAATCTTTTCCGTTTCTACAATcgtttataaaaagaaaaaaaaagtcctaaATAAGGTGCATGAAGTTTCCACAATCGTTAGTATTCATTTACAAAGAAAAGATGAGCCTCCAGTGGCAGAGCCACGTTGGAGCCCCtagctttttgaattttcttctaaCACTGACCCAAGTATGCAGCAAAATCACTAACTTAAACAAAAATTTCCTTACTGGCCCCCCTCAAATTTTAGTTAGAATCTggcttactctttttttttttttggttgaatttgacctatcaaaatctaaaatttagatCCTAAACATCTATAATTGGCCcatcaaaattttaagtaatcCAGAAAAACCCAACAattaaattggtaaaaaaataaaaccaaaaatcaaaatacccATAAGATGACCCATTACTCAGCCC is a genomic window of Quercus lobata isolate SW786 chromosome 2, ValleyOak3.0 Primary Assembly, whole genome shotgun sequence containing:
- the LOC115961376 gene encoding flavonoid 3-O-glucosyltransferase-like; the encoded protein is MSETTNAGEKHVAVLAFPFGTHAAPLLSLVSRIAATAPNVYFSFFCTSNSNNSDFSNEGLNNIKPYDVYDGLPEGYTCSFNNPIEPVMLFLKAMPENYKSVMEVAVRERQREISCIMSDAFFGFAGKMAEEMDVNWVPLWTAGPRSLLVHVDTDVIRKRLGDSGSEDQTLEIIPGFSSSMRAVDLPEGVIINISTPFSMMLHNMGLMLPHATAVAINSYEEIDLDIVNILKQRFHEFLNIGPFLLTCPQTICSDEHGCLEWLDKHKTDSVAYISFGSVITLPPPEQAALAEALEASGFPFLWSLRSFEESLPKGFIERTRTQGKIVPWAPQMLVLGHRSVGVFVTHCGWNSVLESVIAGVPMICRPFFGDQRLNMRTVEASWGVGVGLEGGVFTKDGMVKALEQTLSSEQGKEMREKAEAFNKSALEAVARDGSSTKDFNTLVKLVTS